The proteins below come from a single Prochlorococcus marinus CUG1415 genomic window:
- a CDS encoding PRC-barrel domain-containing protein, producing MSLSNTSANNNRPNSVPSERLWLRSELMGTQVITTDTGRRLGVVGEVVVDIDRREVVALGLRDNPLTRFLPGLPKWMPLESIKQVGDVILVDSLDSLSEGFSPERYGKVINCQVITESGQLLGRVLGFSFDIETGDLISLVMGAVGVPLLGEGVLSTWEIPSEEIVSSGTDRIIVYEGAEEKLNQLSSGLLEKLGVGGSSWDEREANGYSANLVPVENQLLSGSESEQTNNLVEEYEEEVLENDDYEDDYEDDYEDELEYVEIKSSADVMNNSKKLYMENDYPDQIENHNTLNQIDEQKDIDLKQKKKSNNNLASKRPIQNATETLDIEPLDEQNLVKDNQKSETFEIDDPW from the coding sequence ATGAGTTTGTCTAACACATCTGCAAATAATAATCGTCCTAATTCTGTTCCTAGCGAACGATTATGGTTGAGGTCAGAATTGATGGGAACACAAGTTATTACTACTGATACTGGGAGGCGTTTAGGTGTTGTTGGAGAAGTTGTGGTTGATATTGACAGAAGAGAGGTAGTAGCTCTAGGACTTAGAGATAATCCACTGACAAGATTTTTACCAGGCTTACCAAAATGGATGCCCTTAGAAAGTATAAAGCAAGTTGGAGATGTCATATTAGTCGATTCCCTAGATTCATTGAGTGAAGGTTTTTCTCCAGAAAGATATGGAAAGGTAATTAATTGTCAGGTGATTACAGAATCTGGACAACTTTTAGGGCGAGTTCTTGGGTTTTCTTTTGATATCGAGACTGGGGATTTAATTTCTCTTGTAATGGGTGCAGTTGGCGTTCCGCTTTTGGGGGAGGGTGTTTTAAGTACTTGGGAAATTCCTTCTGAGGAAATAGTAAGTAGTGGTACGGATAGGATTATTGTTTATGAAGGTGCTGAAGAAAAATTGAACCAATTAAGTAGTGGTCTACTTGAGAAACTTGGAGTAGGGGGCTCTTCATGGGATGAAAGGGAAGCAAATGGGTACTCAGCAAATCTTGTCCCCGTTGAGAATCAGTTACTGTCTGGATCGGAATCAGAACAAACAAACAATTTGGTTGAAGAATATGAAGAAGAAGTTCTTGAAAACGATGATTATGAAGATGATTATGAAGATGATTATGAAGATGAACTGGAATACGTTGAAATAAAGAGTTCTGCAGACGTAATGAATAATAGTAAAAAACTATATATGGAAAATGATTATCCTGATCAGATCGAGAATCACAATACTTTGAATCAAATAGATGAACAAAAAGATATCGATCTTAAACAAAAGAAAAAGTCAAATAATAATTTGGCATCGAAAAGACCAATTCAAAATGCAACAGAAACTTTAGATATTGAACCATTAGATGAACAAAATTTAGTTAAGGATAATCAAAAATCAGAAACTTTTGAAATTGATGATCCCTGGTAA